The Micromonospora sp. Llam0 genome contains a region encoding:
- a CDS encoding endo-1,4-beta-xylanase yields the protein MRRPSRVRAMVAISATIVLSTSMAVAVATSANAASTLGAAAAESGRYFGAATNSFMLNRQPHATVLNREFNSIVAENEMKWYHTEPNQNQFNFTAGDQLIAHARARGMTVRGHTLVWHAQQPQWAQNMSGTALRNAMINHINRVAGHWRGQIHSWDVVNEAFADGGSGGRRDSNLQRTGNDWIEVAFRTARAADPGAKLCYNDYNTDGINAKSTGIYNMVRDFKARGVPIDCVGLQSHLGTSLDPTYQQNIQRFADLGVDVQITELDIQQGGNQANMYGQVTRACLAVARCTGITVWGVLDPDSWRTGANPLLFDGNGNKKPAYDAVLNALNAGGNPPPPTTAPPPGTTPPPATTPPPSGGGCSATVSMNSWNGGFVATVRVTAGSSAINGWRVRLTVPSGATVTNAWNADRSGNTGAVDFTNVSYNGQVGAGQSTEFGFQASGNGSIPTPGCTAS from the coding sequence ATGAGAAGACCCAGTAGGGTACGCGCGATGGTCGCGATCTCCGCGACGATCGTGCTGTCCACCTCAATGGCGGTGGCGGTCGCCACCTCAGCAAATGCGGCGTCGACGTTGGGTGCGGCCGCCGCCGAGAGCGGCCGCTACTTCGGCGCCGCCACCAACTCGTTCATGCTGAACCGGCAACCCCACGCCACCGTCCTCAACCGCGAGTTCAACTCCATCGTGGCCGAGAACGAAATGAAGTGGTACCACACCGAACCCAACCAGAACCAGTTCAACTTCACCGCCGGCGACCAGCTCATCGCCCACGCCCGCGCCCGCGGCATGACCGTCCGCGGCCACACCCTCGTCTGGCACGCCCAACAACCCCAGTGGGCGCAGAACATGTCCGGCACCGCCCTACGCAACGCCATGATCAACCACATCAACCGGGTCGCCGGCCACTGGCGCGGCCAGATCCACTCCTGGGACGTCGTCAACGAGGCATTCGCCGACGGCGGCAGCGGCGGCCGCCGCGACTCCAACCTGCAACGCACCGGCAACGACTGGATCGAGGTCGCCTTCCGCACCGCCCGCGCCGCCGACCCCGGCGCCAAACTCTGCTACAACGACTACAACACCGACGGCATCAACGCCAAGTCGACCGGCATCTACAACATGGTCCGCGACTTCAAGGCCCGCGGCGTACCCATCGACTGCGTCGGCCTGCAGTCCCACCTCGGCACCAGCCTCGACCCCACCTACCAGCAGAACATCCAACGCTTCGCCGACCTCGGCGTCGACGTCCAGATCACCGAACTCGACATCCAGCAGGGCGGAAACCAGGCCAACATGTACGGCCAGGTCACCCGCGCCTGCCTCGCCGTCGCCCGGTGCACCGGCATCACCGTCTGGGGCGTCCTCGACCCCGACTCCTGGCGCACCGGCGCCAACCCGCTGCTGTTCGACGGCAACGGCAACAAGAAACCCGCCTACGACGCCGTACTCAACGCCCTCAACGCTGGCGGTAACCCCCCGCCGCCGACCACCGCACCGCCGCCGGGCACCACCCCGCCGCCGGCGACCACGCCACCACCGTCCGGTGGCGGGTGCTCCGCCACCGTCTCGATGAACTCCTGGAACGGCGGATTCGTGGCCACCGTCCGGGTCACCGCCGGATCGTCGGCGATCAACGGTTGGCGGGTCCGGCTCACCGTACCGTCCGGGGCCACCGTCACCAACGCGTGGAACGCCGACCGCAGCGGCAACACCGGTGCCGTCGACTTCACCAACGTCAGCTACAACGGCCAGGTCGGGGCCGGACAGTCCACCGAGTTCGGCTTCCAGGCCAGCGGAAACGGTTCCATCCCGACGCCCGGCTGCACTGCCAGCTGA
- a CDS encoding carbohydrate ABC transporter permease encodes MTLPATGSTSPARAHRNRWARSGRWSGWLWVVPALAMYVVFVVRPLTLTVQYSLYHWNGIGVARWAGLDNYLTVFTDSDLLKIIGNAFVLIVFFSFIPVGVGLLVASLVRRMATGLFGTAVRTILFLPQVIPLVAAGIAWSWLLSSSGVVNQALRAVGLGGLARPWLGDFDTALPSVGMIGAWVSLGLCTILLITGIGKIDPSLYEAARMDGAGPVREFLAVTLPGLRREIGVCLTVTVIAALASFDIVYISTSGGPGYQTTVPGLEIYRLAFAQRQVGLASALAIVLMALVLLCVLPIQRLTREEKG; translated from the coding sequence ATGACGCTGCCCGCTACCGGCAGCACGTCACCCGCGCGGGCCCACCGGAACCGGTGGGCCCGTTCGGGCCGCTGGTCCGGCTGGTTGTGGGTGGTGCCGGCCCTGGCGATGTACGTGGTCTTCGTGGTCCGCCCGCTGACGCTCACCGTCCAGTACTCGCTCTACCACTGGAACGGCATCGGCGTCGCGCGGTGGGCCGGGCTGGACAACTACCTCACCGTGTTCACCGACTCCGACCTGTTGAAGATCATCGGGAACGCGTTCGTGCTGATCGTCTTCTTCAGCTTCATCCCGGTCGGGGTCGGGCTGCTGGTGGCCAGCCTGGTCCGGCGGATGGCCACCGGGCTGTTCGGCACCGCCGTACGGACGATTCTGTTTCTCCCGCAGGTCATCCCGCTGGTCGCCGCCGGCATCGCGTGGAGCTGGCTGCTCTCGTCGTCCGGCGTGGTCAACCAGGCGCTGCGCGCCGTCGGCCTGGGCGGGCTGGCCCGGCCGTGGCTCGGCGACTTCGACACCGCCCTGCCGTCGGTCGGCATGATCGGTGCCTGGGTCTCCCTCGGCCTGTGCACCATCCTGCTGATCACCGGGATCGGCAAGATCGACCCGAGCCTGTACGAGGCCGCCCGGATGGACGGCGCCGGCCCGGTCCGGGAGTTCCTCGCGGTGACCCTGCCCGGTCTGCGCCGTGAGATCGGCGTCTGCCTGACGGTGACCGTCATCGCGGCGCTGGCCAGCTTCGACATCGTCTACATCTCCACCAGCGGCGGCCCGGGGTACCAGACCACCGTGCCGGGCCTGGAGATCTACCGGCTGGCGTTCGCCCAGCGGCAGGTCGGCCTCGCCTCCGCGCTGGCCATCGTGCTGATGGCACTGGTGCTGCTCTGCGTACTGCCGATCCAGCGTCTGACCCGGGAGGAGAAGGGATGA
- a CDS encoding carbohydrate ABC transporter permease translates to MRLSRSEQVTGRVFLILLVLVTLLPFVSMLSAALQPRGTVPTGLTWPSDPQWGNFADAFTVANMGALLKSSGLIVAGVVPVAVVIATMAGFGLGHLKIPGARFVFVFFLLGLTMPFEAVITPLYYQIQDFGLLNTRWAIILPLIGLFMPFGVFWMRTHFINVPAELSEAARVDGSSTWQLFWRIHLPLARPAIASLTILLFLWTWNQFLLAIVLVDDSTKRTMAGALGAFQGQWGTDQVLLCAGSLLILTPTLIVFLIFQRQFIKALLQGSVKG, encoded by the coding sequence ATGAGGCTCAGCCGCAGCGAGCAGGTGACCGGGCGGGTCTTCCTGATCCTGCTCGTCCTGGTCACCCTGCTGCCGTTCGTGAGCATGCTGTCGGCGGCGCTGCAACCCCGCGGCACGGTGCCGACCGGGTTGACCTGGCCGTCCGACCCGCAGTGGGGCAACTTCGCCGACGCCTTCACCGTGGCCAACATGGGCGCGCTGCTCAAGTCCAGCGGCCTGATCGTCGCCGGGGTGGTGCCGGTCGCCGTGGTGATCGCCACCATGGCCGGCTTCGGTCTCGGCCACCTGAAGATCCCCGGTGCCCGGTTCGTCTTCGTCTTCTTCCTGCTCGGCCTGACCATGCCGTTCGAGGCGGTGATCACCCCGCTGTACTACCAGATCCAGGACTTCGGGCTGCTGAACACCCGGTGGGCGATCATCCTGCCGCTGATCGGGCTCTTCATGCCGTTCGGCGTGTTCTGGATGCGTACCCATTTCATCAACGTGCCGGCCGAGTTGTCCGAGGCCGCCCGGGTCGACGGCAGCAGCACCTGGCAGCTGTTCTGGCGGATCCATCTGCCGCTGGCCCGGCCGGCGATCGCCTCGCTGACCATCCTGCTGTTCCTCTGGACGTGGAACCAGTTCCTGCTGGCCATCGTGCTCGTCGACGACAGCACCAAGCGGACCATGGCCGGAGCGCTCGGCGCCTTCCAGGGGCAGTGGGGCACCGACCAGGTGCTGCTGTGCGCCGGGTCGCTGCTGATCCTCACCCCGACGCTGATCGTCTTCCTGATCTTCCAGCGGCAGTTCATCAAGGCCCTGCTGCAGGGGTCGGTGAAGGGGTGA
- a CDS encoding prolyl oligopeptidase family serine peptidase encodes MTLRKKAVALLAAAAVLSTAGAANAQGGNGGGITTGIQSITPITEVYTYGQRVSAVAVEYGEIVNPDSIDPSTYTVSDTVYNFRFNPIEDLTKMADRTITNVYTNSRAHTRFDQRSVTGRYVIIELDPADPGGWTVIVSKCPTFLCTVKVNPDLPTTLTQRKRIHAKPGNGNGLGPVLAPGTPHRVRAMTEEPVNLLVDEFTYGSYLSGGMVLPYHYHLPKNYNPTKRYPLMVVLPGHGMGFDGDNTGVQIAADIPAVAWLERKWTGSDEDVIVLAPQNQRVGAAAEAELLIKLIDQFVDEYSVDPSRIYTTTVSYGSQLAWAAFEQRPDLFAAGLITGGFQINEAQAAAVAEAEMPVYVTHGVNDHLLNISLGRNSRDALQAAHAAQGKGEQEIAGLVRYTEYENDAFSLPDYHAAYGPTYEDRSILKWLLSQRNDSAS; translated from the coding sequence ATGACCCTTCGCAAGAAGGCGGTGGCCCTGCTCGCCGCAGCCGCGGTGCTGAGCACCGCCGGGGCGGCGAACGCTCAGGGTGGCAACGGCGGCGGCATCACCACCGGCATCCAGAGCATCACCCCGATCACCGAGGTCTACACCTACGGCCAGCGGGTCTCCGCGGTGGCGGTCGAGTACGGCGAGATCGTCAACCCCGACTCGATCGACCCGAGCACCTACACCGTGTCGGACACCGTGTACAACTTCCGGTTCAACCCGATCGAAGACCTGACCAAGATGGCCGACCGGACCATCACCAACGTCTACACCAACAGCCGGGCGCACACCCGGTTCGACCAGCGGTCGGTCACCGGCCGGTACGTGATCATCGAGCTCGACCCGGCCGACCCGGGCGGCTGGACCGTGATCGTCTCGAAGTGCCCGACCTTCCTGTGCACCGTCAAGGTCAACCCTGACCTGCCGACCACGCTGACCCAGCGCAAGCGGATCCACGCCAAGCCGGGCAACGGCAACGGCCTGGGGCCGGTACTCGCTCCGGGCACCCCGCACCGGGTCCGGGCGATGACCGAGGAGCCGGTGAACCTACTGGTCGACGAGTTCACCTACGGCTCGTACCTGAGCGGCGGCATGGTGCTGCCGTACCACTACCACCTGCCGAAGAACTACAACCCGACCAAGCGGTACCCGCTGATGGTCGTGCTGCCCGGCCACGGCATGGGCTTCGACGGGGACAACACCGGGGTACAGATCGCGGCGGACATTCCCGCCGTGGCCTGGCTGGAGCGCAAGTGGACCGGCAGCGACGAGGACGTGATCGTGCTCGCCCCGCAGAACCAGCGGGTCGGCGCGGCGGCCGAGGCCGAGCTGCTGATCAAGCTGATCGACCAGTTCGTCGACGAGTACAGCGTCGACCCCAGCCGGATCTACACCACCACGGTCTCCTACGGATCCCAGCTGGCCTGGGCGGCGTTCGAGCAGCGGCCGGACCTGTTCGCCGCCGGCCTGATCACCGGTGGTTTCCAGATCAACGAGGCGCAGGCCGCCGCGGTGGCCGAGGCGGAGATGCCGGTGTACGTCACCCACGGCGTCAACGACCACCTGCTGAACATCTCGTTGGGGCGCAACTCCCGTGACGCGCTGCAGGCGGCGCACGCGGCGCAGGGCAAGGGCGAGCAGGAGATCGCCGGCCTGGTGCGCTACACCGAGTACGAGAACGACGCGTTCTCGCTGCCCGACTACCACGCCGCCTACGGTCCGACGTACGAGGACCGCAGCATCCTGAAGTGGCTGCTCAGCCAGCGCAACGACAGCGCCTCCTGA
- a CDS encoding LacI family DNA-binding transcriptional regulator: MRNRATLADVARRAGLSKTAASMVLNGREGTRLSVEAHQRVFAAAEELGYRPNVAARSLRTRKTATIAFVSDIVATTRFAGGLIRGALDAARERDHVLLITETQGDAEFERYAIEAMLDRQVDGVIYAAMATRRLTVPPAILGGPVVLLNATSPDNLPCVLPDDELAGRAVTEALLKQGHRQRIALIGRNRLKERDPEVSLAAEARLLGIRHALSAADATLYAEPFCREWLPEHGYTAMRTLLARAAPPTAVICMNDRLAFGAYQAIADAGLTVPTDISVVSFDDDPIATWLRPGLFTAALPHERMGQRAVEILLDGESTERCVVPMPLRRRKSIAAAPGTA, encoded by the coding sequence GTGCGGAACAGGGCCACCTTGGCCGATGTCGCCCGCCGAGCCGGCCTGTCCAAGACCGCCGCGTCGATGGTGCTGAACGGGCGGGAGGGAACGCGCCTCTCCGTCGAGGCGCACCAGCGGGTCTTCGCCGCCGCCGAAGAACTAGGCTACCGCCCGAACGTCGCCGCACGAAGTCTGCGGACCAGGAAAACCGCCACGATTGCCTTCGTGTCCGACATCGTGGCAACTACCCGTTTTGCCGGTGGGCTGATCCGGGGCGCGCTGGACGCCGCCCGGGAGCGCGACCACGTACTGCTGATCACCGAGACGCAGGGCGACGCCGAGTTCGAGCGGTACGCGATCGAAGCCATGCTCGACCGGCAGGTCGACGGGGTGATCTACGCCGCGATGGCCACCCGACGGCTGACCGTGCCGCCGGCCATCCTGGGCGGCCCGGTGGTGCTGCTCAACGCCACCAGCCCGGACAATCTGCCATGCGTGCTGCCGGACGACGAGCTGGCCGGTCGGGCGGTCACCGAGGCGCTGCTCAAGCAGGGCCACCGGCAGCGCATCGCGCTGATCGGGCGCAACCGCCTCAAGGAACGCGACCCGGAGGTGTCGCTGGCCGCCGAGGCCCGGCTGCTCGGCATCCGGCACGCCCTGTCGGCCGCCGACGCCACGCTGTACGCCGAGCCGTTCTGCCGGGAGTGGCTGCCCGAGCACGGCTACACCGCGATGCGCACCCTGCTCGCCCGAGCCGCGCCGCCCACCGCGGTCATCTGCATGAACGACCGCCTCGCCTTCGGCGCGTACCAGGCGATCGCCGACGCCGGGCTGACCGTGCCCACCGACATCTCGGTCGTCTCGTTCGACGACGACCCGATCGCCACCTGGCTGCGGCCCGGCCTGTTCACCGCGGCGCTGCCGCACGAGCGGATGGGCCAGCGGGCGGTGGAGATCCTGCTCGACGGAGAGTCGACCGAGCGGTGCGTGGTGCCGATGCCGCTGCGCCGCCGCAAGTCGATCGCCGCCGCGCCAGGCACCGCCTAG
- a CDS encoding ABC transporter substrate-binding protein yields the protein MRRYARKLHAGRPALALAPLMAAALAITACSAPGADPVTEDDGDTEVSTELGSDPITLEMYAETGFPLAKALADEFSNQYPNVTFNVREDQFTVIVENAPRVLAGDNAPDIIRLPTMIDLVSDGLLKNLDPYFDAYGWDSFPASQLEQLRIADDGTRGSGSLYGMGLGYSVTGVFYNKELAEQVGMTEPPATIAEFEELLAAAKDAGIQPIMQFNQDTAGINFPHQALQNQYGDPQEIADWIFQKEGATFDTPAALKATQTIEKWAQAGYFPADANAIDYTAMMGQFQEGNGLFMFNGDWESGNLDTNMAGEVGFFLFPGETADASHVAMSAPNTFGVGAKAKNPDAAAFFLNWVHTNEKAREISVQVGGSSPGGPADLEVPTAAEGTVLAQTLAASGQLAEENGAVDFTANATGSIFASAITPEMQKLIVGEQTPEGYVQAVQAQYEEELSR from the coding sequence ATGCGTAGATATGCGCGGAAGCTCCACGCCGGTCGCCCGGCGCTGGCGCTGGCGCCGCTGATGGCGGCCGCCCTTGCCATCACCGCCTGCTCGGCCCCGGGTGCCGACCCGGTCACCGAGGACGACGGTGACACCGAGGTCAGCACCGAACTGGGCAGTGACCCGATCACCCTGGAGATGTACGCCGAGACCGGCTTCCCGCTGGCCAAGGCGCTCGCCGACGAGTTCAGCAACCAGTACCCGAACGTCACGTTCAACGTGCGTGAGGACCAGTTCACCGTCATCGTCGAGAACGCCCCCCGGGTGCTGGCCGGCGACAACGCGCCGGACATCATCCGGCTGCCCACCATGATCGACCTGGTCTCCGACGGCCTGCTGAAGAACCTCGACCCCTACTTCGACGCGTACGGCTGGGACAGCTTCCCCGCCTCGCAGCTGGAGCAGCTGCGGATCGCCGACGACGGCACCCGGGGCAGCGGCTCGCTCTACGGCATGGGCCTCGGCTACAGCGTCACCGGCGTGTTCTACAACAAGGAACTCGCCGAGCAGGTCGGGATGACCGAGCCGCCGGCGACCATCGCCGAGTTCGAGGAGCTGCTCGCCGCGGCCAAGGACGCCGGCATCCAGCCGATCATGCAGTTCAACCAGGACACCGCCGGGATCAACTTCCCGCACCAGGCGCTGCAGAACCAGTACGGCGACCCGCAGGAGATCGCCGACTGGATCTTCCAGAAGGAAGGCGCCACCTTCGACACGCCGGCCGCGCTCAAGGCCACCCAGACCATCGAGAAGTGGGCCCAGGCCGGCTACTTCCCGGCGGACGCCAACGCCATCGACTACACCGCGATGATGGGCCAGTTCCAGGAGGGCAACGGCCTGTTCATGTTCAACGGTGACTGGGAGTCGGGCAACCTGGACACCAACATGGCCGGCGAGGTCGGCTTCTTCCTGTTCCCGGGGGAGACCGCGGACGCCTCACACGTGGCGATGTCCGCCCCGAACACCTTCGGGGTCGGCGCCAAGGCGAAGAACCCCGACGCCGCCGCCTTCTTTCTGAACTGGGTGCACACCAACGAGAAGGCCCGGGAGATCTCGGTGCAGGTCGGTGGCTCCAGCCCCGGCGGCCCCGCCGACCTCGAGGTGCCGACCGCAGCCGAGGGCACCGTCCTCGCCCAGACCCTCGCCGCCAGCGGGCAGCTGGCCGAGGAGAACGGCGCGGTGGACTTCACCGCCAACGCCACCGGCTCGATCTTCGCCTCGGCGATCACCCCGGAGATGCAGAAGCTGATCGTCGGCGAGCAGACCCCGGAAGGGTACGTGCAGGCGGTCCAGGCCCAGTACGAAGAGGAACTGTCTCGATGA
- a CDS encoding family 43 glycosylhydrolase gives MRQTAVKRAALLAVAGGLVASAATVVLPATASAAAGCSVDYAVSSQWPGGFGANVTVTNLGDPIDGWTLTWSYSAGQQVTQAWNTSLTQSGAQVTARNVSWNSAIATNGTASFGFNGSWNNSSNPTPGSFTLNGTVCTGGVTDPTTAPPTTAPPTTVPPTTAPPTTAPPTTAPPTTAPPTTPPPSGEYTNPVVWQDFADVEVIRVDDVYYMTASTMHYSPGAPILRSYDLVNWEFAGHAVPRLEFGSKYDLSGAQRGYVRGIWASTLNYRRSNGTYYWAGCIDFSQTHMYTSSSVEGPWAKHATLPCYYDAGLLFDDDDTPYVAYGNGTISVAQLSADGRSQVRAQQVFQTPSSVGTLEGARFYKRNGSYYIWLTRPANGQYVLRSTNGPFGPYEMRQVLLDLPGPISGGGVPHQGGVVQTQNGDWYYMAFVDAYPGGRMPALAPITWTGDGWPRLRTVNGRWGVNYPRPNLPAPPRVVKPLTGVDTFAGTALGPQWEWNHNPDNSRWSVNDGLRLSTATVTNDLYSARNTLTHRIQGPTSTATVELDYSSMRDGDRSGLVMLRQSSAWVGVRRDSGSTRVVMTNGLTMDSNWNTTGTGTEVASAPVSGGRVWLRANADIRPGVGRQARFSYSTDGVNFTSFGPAFTLNNEWQFFMGYRFGIFNYATQALGGAVTVRRFELSTP, from the coding sequence GTGCGACAAACAGCTGTCAAACGAGCAGCGCTGCTCGCGGTGGCCGGTGGCCTGGTCGCCTCGGCGGCGACCGTGGTCCTGCCGGCAACCGCCTCCGCGGCTGCCGGGTGCTCTGTGGACTATGCCGTGTCATCCCAGTGGCCCGGCGGATTTGGCGCCAACGTCACCGTCACCAATCTCGGTGACCCGATCGACGGCTGGACGCTCACCTGGTCGTACTCGGCCGGACAACAGGTCACCCAGGCGTGGAACACCTCGCTGACCCAGAGTGGGGCGCAGGTTACCGCGCGCAACGTCAGCTGGAACAGCGCGATCGCGACGAACGGCACCGCCTCGTTCGGGTTCAACGGCTCCTGGAACAACAGCAGCAACCCGACGCCCGGCTCGTTCACCCTCAACGGAACGGTCTGCACCGGAGGTGTGACCGACCCGACCACGGCTCCACCGACGACGGCTCCACCGACCACCGTCCCGCCCACCACGGCTCCGCCGACGACGGCTCCGCCGACGACGGCTCCGCCCACGACGGCTCCGCCCACGACACCGCCGCCGTCGGGGGAGTACACGAATCCGGTGGTGTGGCAGGACTTCGCGGATGTGGAGGTGATCCGGGTCGATGACGTGTACTACATGACGGCGTCGACGATGCATTATTCGCCGGGTGCGCCGATTCTGCGGTCGTACGATCTGGTGAACTGGGAGTTCGCCGGGCATGCGGTGCCGAGGTTGGAGTTCGGGTCGAAGTACGACCTGTCGGGGGCGCAGCGGGGGTATGTGCGGGGGATCTGGGCGTCGACGTTGAACTACCGGCGGAGCAACGGGACGTACTACTGGGCGGGTTGTATCGATTTCAGTCAGACGCACATGTATACGTCGTCGTCGGTGGAGGGGCCGTGGGCGAAGCATGCGACGTTGCCGTGTTACTACGACGCGGGGTTGTTGTTCGACGATGACGACACGCCGTATGTGGCGTACGGCAACGGGACGATCAGTGTGGCGCAGTTGTCGGCGGATGGTCGGTCGCAGGTGCGGGCGCAGCAGGTGTTCCAGACGCCGTCGAGTGTGGGGACCTTGGAGGGTGCGCGGTTCTACAAGCGTAACGGTTCCTATTACATCTGGTTGACGCGGCCGGCGAACGGTCAGTATGTGTTGCGGTCGACGAACGGGCCGTTCGGGCCGTACGAGATGCGGCAGGTGTTGTTGGATCTGCCGGGGCCGATCTCGGGTGGTGGGGTGCCGCATCAGGGTGGTGTGGTGCAGACGCAGAACGGTGACTGGTACTACATGGCGTTCGTGGACGCGTATCCGGGTGGGCGGATGCCGGCGTTGGCGCCGATCACCTGGACGGGTGACGGGTGGCCGCGGTTGCGGACGGTGAACGGCCGGTGGGGGGTGAACTATCCGCGGCCCAACCTGCCGGCGCCGCCTCGGGTGGTGAAGCCGTTGACGGGGGTGGACACGTTCGCGGGGACCGCGCTGGGGCCGCAGTGGGAGTGGAACCACAACCCGGACAACTCGCGGTGGTCGGTGAACGACGGGCTGCGGTTGTCGACCGCGACGGTGACCAATGACCTCTACAGTGCGCGGAACACGCTGACGCATCGGATTCAGGGGCCGACGTCGACGGCGACGGTCGAGTTGGATTATTCGTCGATGCGTGATGGTGACCGGTCGGGGTTGGTGATGTTGCGGCAGTCGTCGGCGTGGGTCGGGGTGCGTCGGGACAGTGGTTCGACTCGGGTGGTGATGACCAACGGGTTGACGATGGACAGTAATTGGAACACGACCGGGACCGGGACTGAGGTGGCGAGTGCGCCGGTGTCGGGTGGTCGGGTCTGGTTGCGGGCGAATGCTGACATTCGGCCGGGTGTGGGGCGGCAGGCGCGGTTTTCGTACAGCACGGACGGGGTGAATTTCACGTCGTTCGGGCCGGCGTTCACGTTGAACAACGAGTGGCAGTTCTTCATGGGTTACCGGTTTGGAATCTTCAATTACGCGACGCAGGCACTCGGCGGCGCCGTCACCGTCCGACGGTTCGAACTCAGTACGCCGTGA
- a CDS encoding serine hydrolase domain-containing protein: protein MSNQSLVQGDVADGFGRVADVFRDNFVTRGEVGAGLAVYVDGRPVVDLYGGLADPRTGRVWDRDTPAVVFSCTKGILAVCAYLLVQSGRLDLAAPVTRYWPGFGRNGKADIVVRDLFTHRAGLPALDRDLTREQVLAWDPVIAAIEEQTPLWQPGTAYTYHALTYGWLVGEVIRRVTGVPVGKFFRDTLAGPLGLRTWIGLPAAERDSVAWTLAPPDNPVSYPDRVSERSLTMGGAFDFPADAAGLVSFNDPAVQAAEVPGAGGVSSAAGLARLYAACVAPVAGPPLLTTASVDDAVVVRSQGRQRYGGPDAGQRWGTGFLLGSPRIRPMLGDRSFGHDGAGGHLGFADDRYRVGFGYVLNQMGAADDDRANRLTAALRDCLD from the coding sequence GTGTCCAACCAGTCGCTCGTCCAGGGCGACGTCGCCGACGGCTTCGGCCGGGTCGCCGACGTGTTCCGGGACAATTTCGTCACCCGGGGCGAGGTCGGCGCCGGCCTGGCCGTCTACGTCGACGGCCGCCCGGTGGTCGATCTGTACGGCGGGCTCGCCGATCCGCGTACCGGCCGGGTCTGGGATCGGGACACCCCGGCGGTGGTCTTCTCCTGCACCAAGGGCATCCTGGCGGTCTGCGCCTATCTGCTGGTGCAGTCCGGCCGGCTGGACCTGGCCGCGCCGGTCACCCGCTACTGGCCCGGGTTCGGGCGTAACGGCAAGGCCGACATCGTGGTCCGCGACCTGTTCACCCACCGGGCCGGCCTGCCGGCGCTGGACCGTGACCTGACCCGCGAGCAGGTGCTGGCCTGGGATCCGGTGATCGCCGCGATCGAGGAGCAGACCCCGCTGTGGCAGCCGGGTACGGCGTACACGTACCACGCGTTGACCTACGGCTGGTTGGTCGGCGAGGTGATCCGGCGGGTCACCGGCGTACCGGTCGGGAAGTTCTTCCGCGACACCCTGGCCGGACCGCTCGGCCTGCGGACCTGGATCGGGCTGCCGGCCGCCGAGCGCGACAGCGTGGCCTGGACGCTGGCGCCGCCGGACAACCCGGTCAGCTACCCGGACCGGGTCAGCGAGCGGTCGTTGACCATGGGCGGCGCGTTCGACTTCCCGGCGGACGCCGCCGGCCTGGTCAGCTTCAACGACCCGGCCGTCCAGGCGGCCGAGGTTCCCGGGGCCGGTGGGGTGAGCTCCGCCGCCGGCCTGGCCCGGCTGTACGCCGCCTGCGTCGCGCCGGTGGCCGGACCACCGTTGCTGACCACCGCCTCGGTGGACGACGCGGTGGTGGTGCGCTCACAGGGCCGGCAGCGGTACGGCGGTCCGGACGCCGGGCAGCGCTGGGGGACCGGCTTCCTGCTCGGGTCGCCCCGAATCCGTCCGATGCTCGGCGACCGCAGCTTCGGTCACGACGGGGCGGGCGGGCATCTGGGCTTCGCCGACGACCGCTACCGGGTCGGGTTCGGGTACGTGCTGAACCAGATGGGCGCGGCGGACGACGACCGGGCCAACCGGCTGACCGCCGCGTTGCGGGACTGCCTGGACTGA